In Anaerolineales bacterium, the following proteins share a genomic window:
- a CDS encoding glycosyltransferase family 87 protein, which yields MKRIPFILLSIFLLFGTILAIAWFVPLPLDPFHDFQVLYRADQGILRGIALYDRAAQEQMVADDLGVSADRVFVLPFPYPPWYALATLPLALLPPEVAMRVWFLLNLVMLMVAVWLLTDGWNPRKRLYSFIAAPLFFPVFGALIVGQYVFPTILGMAALVYALRHKTLWMIALGMALVTFKPHMGMLVALAVAARLFLRRDEFCRRAFYLTALTGAILFALGFLADGNWIVSYPKSLFAFRGLSECELCVSLPVTITRLAGWGFDQAFLVALALLFGFSFVLTKNFSRIDDNFLVALFVCAALLVSPYLLNYDFAFAILPLFALARTARTWTDWLSLAVSFILPWLGLVFFGRDGNLTLLVSTLLLTVILLTNLRKAHTILATN from the coding sequence ATGAAGCGCATCCCGTTCATCCTCCTATCTATTTTCCTGCTGTTCGGAACAATTCTCGCTATCGCGTGGTTCGTCCCCCTGCCGCTGGATCCGTTCCACGATTTTCAAGTCCTCTATCGCGCCGATCAGGGAATCTTGCGCGGCATCGCGTTGTACGACCGCGCCGCGCAGGAGCAAATGGTCGCGGACGATCTCGGCGTTTCAGCAGATCGAGTATTTGTTTTACCGTTTCCATATCCGCCGTGGTATGCGCTGGCGACTCTGCCGCTGGCGTTATTGCCTCCCGAAGTCGCGATGAGGGTTTGGTTCCTGCTCAACCTCGTAATGTTGATGGTCGCTGTCTGGTTACTGACAGACGGATGGAATCCGCGCAAACGCTTGTATTCGTTCATCGCCGCGCCGTTGTTCTTTCCGGTCTTCGGCGCGCTGATCGTGGGACAATACGTCTTCCCGACGATTCTAGGGATGGCGGCGCTCGTCTACGCGCTTCGGCATAAAACCCTTTGGATGATCGCGCTGGGGATGGCGCTCGTCACGTTCAAGCCCCACATGGGAATGTTGGTCGCGCTGGCGGTCGCCGCCCGCCTCTTTCTCCGACGGGATGAGTTTTGCCGCCGTGCGTTCTATCTCACCGCCTTGACCGGCGCAATCCTCTTCGCCCTCGGCTTCCTCGCGGACGGGAACTGGATTGTCAGTTATCCAAAATCCCTGTTCGCGTTCAGAGGGCTTTCGGAGTGTGAACTGTGCGTGAGCCTGCCCGTCACGATCACCCGTCTTGCAGGCTGGGGATTCGATCAGGCATTTCTCGTTGCTCTCGCGCTGTTGTTCGGCTTTTCTTTTGTGTTGACAAAAAATTTTTCCCGCATAGACGATAATTTCTTGGTCGCGCTATTCGTTTGCGCGGCATTACTCGTCAGCCCATATTTGTTGAATTACGATTTCGCCTTTGCGATCCTTCCGTTGTTCGCGCTGGCGAGAACCGCGCGCACATGGACAGATTGGCTCAGCCTCGCCGTATCGTTCATCCTCCCTTGGCTCGGACTTGTATTCTTCGGTAGAGACGGCAACCTCACTTTGTTGGTCTCAACTTTGTTACTGACGGTTATTCTCTTGACGAACCTCCGCAAGGCGCATACAATCCTCGCCACAAATTGA